Sequence from the candidate division WOR-3 bacterium genome:
AGATTGAAGAGGAGGGGTGATGACGACAGGGGAAGGTGCCTGATGCAGACCGGCCTGTTGAGTCTCGTTCAGTCGATGGTCACGCCGGCAGTGATGATCTCGGCGTGCGGGTTGCTGCTGCTGTCGGTCTCCAACAAGCTTGCGCGCATCGTTGACCGGATTCGCGGGCTGAACTCGGAGGATCGAGAACTGCCTGCGGATGTTGATATGGTCCGGCGCCTATCCATCCGCAATCAGATTGACATCCTGCTCCGCCGCGCCGTGCTCCTGCGCAACGCCTGCGGGCTGCTCTACTTTGCCGTGGCCGTCTTTGCCCTTACCTCTCTTTGCGTCGGCCTTTCGCATGCCGCCCAGTTCTTTGAGGTGCTGATGCTCGTGCTTTTCGTCCTCGGGCTGGCATCGGTCGTCTGGGCCGGCATCCTCGC
This genomic interval carries:
- a CDS encoding DUF2721 domain-containing protein, which produces MQTGLLSLVQSMVTPAVMISACGLLLLSVSNKLARIVDRIRGLNSEDRELPADVDMVRRLSIRNQIDILLRRAVLLRNACGLLYFAVAVFALTSLCVGLSHAAQFFEVLMLVLFVLGLASVVWAGILAYLEIRLSHQAIMEEIKELRLHD